The following nucleotide sequence is from Paenibacillus andongensis.
CGTACAGCTTTGACAAAAGGTATGAGTTTATTGCGCTCGAAGAAGAAATAGAAGCTTTGAACAGCTATATGAATATTCAAAAAACCAGATATGGCGATACATTCACCTGTCATTTTGATATCAATCCGGAACTAATGAGATGCAAGGTTCTCAAGCTTACACTGCAGCCCATTGTGGAAAATGCCATTTTTCATGGTCTGCTTTCAAAGAAAGGCTCCGGCAGCATTGAAATACGCGGTAGAATGATAAAAAACACAGTGAGAATATATGTGATTGATAACGGAATAGGCATGGAGAAGGAGCATTACAGCAAGCTGTTGATTTCCAGTAGAGACAGGAAACTGAGAGATGGGTTTAACAGTATTGGCATCATGAATGTGCATGAACGGATTCAAATTTACTTTGGCAAACAATACGGCCTTCATATTGTAAGCCGTATGAATCGGGGGACGATTGTCCGTATCGATTTGCCCATTATGAAAGATGATCATGACCGTCAGAGCAATTATGCCTGACGGTTTTTCCATTTTGATCAAGACAAAATCTAGAACATAATTGAAGGTTTTATGTATATCTGTCTGCATGGCAGGGGCGATATAATAAGGTAAAGAAATTGAATTCCAGGTGTTGCCGGTAGAGATATGGGGCTAGAATGGATGTGAATGAAAGCGATTTATTAGGAAAGCCTGAGGCTTGAAAGTAGTCATATGGAGGGAACGCGAGATGCAGGAAGACTTAGCAATAAAACAGACTAACGCGGTTAATCGGAAATTTGTATTTAGTAAATTTTTGCTCAATATATGGAGATATAAAGCTTTATATTTCATGCTTGCTCCTGGACTAATCTATTATTTGATATTTAAGTACATGCCCATGTTTGGGATTATCATTGCCTTCAAAGAGTACAACATTACGAAAGGCATTTTAAAGAGCCCTTGGGCTGATCCTTGGTATAAGTATTTTGAGGTTTTTGTAAGTTCGCCGTATTTTTCACAACTGCTGACAAATACGATTTTGATTAGTTCTCTTAAACTCATATTCGGAATGGTTCCACCAATTATCTTGGCGATATTGCTTAACGAATGCAGAATTTCATGGTTCAAAAGATTCATACAAACATTGAGCTATATGCCGCACTTTCTATCGTGGGTTATTATTTATGGTATTTTAATAGCTTTATTATCACAGGATAACGGCCTTTTCAATCGATGGATTGTTGAAGCCGGCGGCAAAGCCATTCCGTTTCTGACATCGGAAAATTGGTTCAGAAGCATTTTGGTCAGTTCTGACATCTGGCAAAACATGGGTTGGGGAGCTATTATTTATCTGGCCGCAATCGCAGGGATCGATCCCTCCCTATATGAAGCAGCAACGATGGACGGTTGCAAACGGATTCGCCTCATTTGGCATGTTACGCTTCCTAATTTACGGTCCATCATCACGATACTGTTAATCTTAAGACTTGGGAGTATTATGGATGCAGGATTTGAACAGGTCTATGTCCTGTACAACAGTTATGTTTATTCAGTGGGAGATATTATTGATACATGGGTGTACCGGACAGGTCTTGAACAGTTGAATTTTAGTTTGGCCGCATCAGTTGGCTTGTTTAAATCTATCATTGGCTGTGCATTGGTCTTGCTTTCCAATAGAATCGCTAAAAAATGGGGTGAAGGCATATGGTAAGGGGGAAAGGAGATCAGATTTTTGACGGCTTCGTTTTTATTTTTCTAATAGCAGTCGGCATTACAGCCCTTTTCCCGCTAATGTATGTTTTATCGGTTTCACTCACCCCTTTTTCAGAGCTATTGAAAAATGGCGGGTTTGTCATAATACCTAAAACTATCACTTTTATGGCTTATAAGGAACTGTTCTCGATGCCGCGCATACCTGATGCGCTCAGAATAACTCTCTTTATTACAATAGTAGGCACGATTGTTAATATGATTCTAACGGTACTGCTGGCCTATCCACTAAGTAGAAAAAAGCTTCCTGGTCGTAGTTTTTTCTTGTTGATGATTGTTTTCACCATGCTTTTTAGCGGAGGAATCATTCCATCCTACTTGACCGTTAAATATTTGGGTTTGCTGAACAGTGTATGGGCCATGATCATCCCAGGAGCGATCTGGAGTTTTAATGTATTGATTGTAAAAAGCTTTATTGAAAGCTTGCCGGAGGAGCTAATTGAGTCAGCCAATATAGATGGCGCTAAAGAGCTAAGGATTTTAATGCAAATTATTGTACCCCTGTCCATGCCGGTCATCATGACCGTGAGCCTATTTTATATGGTTGGGCATTGGAATGAATTTTTTCAGGCGATTTTGTATGTGACACCGCTTAAGCTTCAACCTCTCCAGATCGTTGTAAGATCCATCTTATTGCAGTCCAATCAGGCTTTTGAAAATCCTGAGGCAACATTGCCTTCAGCTACGCTGCAGATGGCGGTGGTCATCTTCGCAAGTGCGCCGATGATTATGGTGTACCCGTTTATTCAGAAATATTTTACAAAAGGCATGATGCTTGGCGCGATTAAGGGTTGATATTTTGATAAGATATTGCGGTTTTCGTGACCGATGCTTGTCAAATTCAATAAATAAGAAAAATAGAAGGGTTGATCAAGATGAAGAAATTAAGGGGCTTAACAAAGGTTCTAGCCATGACGCTTCCTGTTGTTGTCATCATGGCCGGATGCTCTAAAGGGGCAGAAACCGGCCAAACAGCTGCAACTAATGCACCAACAACAAGCAAAGCACCAGCAGCACCAGTGAAAATTGAATGGATGGAAGTAGGGTGGGGCACGAATGTTCCTTCTAGCGATGACTTCGTCAAGACGGAATTGGATAAAAAATTAGGAACAAACCTTATTTTAACGACTCCGGCTACAAATGAAGATTATCAGAACCAGTTGAATGTTCGCTTGGCTGGCGGGACTCCTCCGGATGTTTATCAAATCTTGAATAGGGAGAGCCTGCTTAAAAGTGTTGGGACGGATAGTTTGATAGATCTAACCCCCTACTTGAAAACCAAGTTGAAACCGTTTGCTGACTTTGTTGGTGAGGATACACTGAATAACGATAAGGTAGACGGAAAGCTATACACCATTACCAAGAAACCGGGTGTTAGTTCCAACAGTTATTGGCTCCGCAAAGATTGGCTGGATAATTTAAATTTGAAAGCACCTGTTACGTTGGATGATTTGTATGCGGTTGCGAAAGCCTTTACGAATGATGATCCTGATAAAAATGGCAAGAAGGATACCTATGCGATTACGGGATCAGGATTTGATGCCTTCACCGTTATTTATGGAGCGTTTGGCGTAGGCTCTCCTATTCCGAACAACGGTTTGCCGGAAATCTATGTAAAAGATAAGAAGATGGTAAGCTCACTTTATGATCCCAATATGAAAAACGCGCTAGCTTTCATTAAAAAAATGATTGATGCAGGGCTTGTAGACCCTGAATTGCTTGCGTCCACGGGTCAGCAATATGTTCAGAAAGCCATTCAAGGCAAGGCAGGAATGGGTAATTTTTCATGGACAGATCTAGCGAAGGATGCGCCTGCGAAGCAAATCAAGGAGGTCAATCCTAAGGCAGAATGGATGCAGATTGCACCTCCCAAAGGGCCGGGTGGCCAGTATGATGTTTCCACAGGAAAAGGAACATCCTTTACTTTGTTTGGAATTCCCAAAGCATTAGAGAAGGATACGGCCAAACTAGATAAAATTTTTGAATACATTAATTACGTATCCTCCAAAGAGGGCAATCGTCTGGTCAGTTATGGCGTGGAGGGACGGCATTATACGTTAAATGGCGAAAAAGTAGTTCCTACAGATTTATTGGCTAAGGAGGGGGCTTATACATGGCTCTACCAAATGACAGGTCGTCCTGAAGCTGAGTACCTGCAAACGAAATTTCCTACTCAAGCCCCGTTGATTGACTTTGTGCAGAAACAGCCGAGACTGACAGCGTACAATGGTCTGCTTAACCCGCCAGCGGACTTTATGGCTGCTGATGCCACCAGATTTATTAAAGAAGAATTGTCTAAATTTATTTACGGTAAAACCCCGTTGGATAAATACGATGAATTCTTGAAGAATTTGGAAACGAAATTCAAATATAATCTGTATTTGGATGCAGCACAAAAACGCTTGAAAGAACTTGGTTATACAAACTAATTTATAATTTGCATGTAAGGAGGGAGGGGACTTGTTCCTTCCCTCCTTACATGTTCATCGTAAGAAAATCGGAGGCTAAGAAGATGACAGTTAATAAACAGGAACAATACGATGTGGTTGTCTGCGGCGGTGGATTGGCGGGCTTCTGCACGGCGGTATCGGCAGCTAGGCACGGAGCAAAAACTTGCATCATCCAGGACCGTCCGGTTTTTGGTGGAAATAGTTCCTCGGAAGTGTGCGTTACGCCACACGGGGCGGCTGCTTTTCATGCATATGCGCGAGAAACCGGCATCATTTCGGAACTGCTCATCGAAGAGCGCGCGCGCAACCACGCACCGATCCTTGAGAACGGCTGGACGAATAGCGTTTGGGATATGACGATGTACGATATGGCGATGAGTACGCCGAATTTGTCGTTTCACTTAAATACTTCTATCGTCTCCGTGCTGAAAAGCAGTGACCGTACCATCAGCGCTGTTGTGGCGCGGGTGGCCAATGCGGAAACGGAGATTACGATCGAAGGCAAAATTTTTGTCGACTGTACAGGCGATGGAATTGTCGCCGATCAGGCTGGATGCGAATGGCGGTGGGGTACAGAGGCTCTAGATGAATTTAACGAACCGCATGCTCCGCTCGAGGCAAGCAAAGATACGATGGGCAATTCCATTCATTTCAGGGCCAAGGATATGGGGCGGCCGGTTCCGTTTCAAGCGCCGGAATGGGCGGTCAAGCATGAAGATCCGGATTACTTCTACAAGCAGGGTAGGCCTTTTCAAAGTCTGCATGGAGGATACTGGTGGATCGAGATCGGCGTACCGTGGAATACCATTTACGATTCCGAGAATATTCGGCACGAATTGACGCGTCATGTCCTTGGCATATGGGACTGGATTAAAAACAAGGATCCGGAGATGAAGGATAAAGCGGCCAATTATGCGCTGGACTGGATCGGGCAGGTGCCAGGTAAAAGGGAGAGCCGCCGCATTATGGGACAATATTTTATGACCGAACACGATCCGGCTAACAAAACGGTATTTCCGGATGAGATAGCCTTTGGCGGTTGGTTCATTGATCTGCATACGCCAGGCGGTCTGCTCGCGCCGACAGCCGAGCCCGCAAGTGCGGAGGGATACACGGAAACAAGTGAATATGCGATTAAGAGCTATTGCGGTCCTTATGGCATTCCGCTTCGGATCACGATTGCCAAGGATATTGATAATCTGATGATGGCGGGACGCAATGTAAGTGTGACGCATGCAGCGTTGGGAACGGTCCGTGTCATGTCGACGACGGCACTTATTGGGCAGGCAGTTGGAACCTCGGCAGCCATTGCTTTGCAAAGAGGTTTAGCGCTTGCTGACCTGCCGAGTCAGGCAATCCGTGAAGTCAAGCAAACGTTATTGCGCGACGGCTGCTTCCTGCTGAATACGGAGAACGAAGACGAGCTAGATCTCGCACGCAACGCGAGCGTTACAGCTAGCAGCCAAGCGGCTTGCTGCGGCTCTGAAGTGAACAAGGAGCTGCTCCAATCTGGTGAACTGGGGCATCATAGAGAGATTCTCCATCAGCGGAAGGGTCAATGGATTGCTATTTCGGAAGGAGTCTTGAATCGGGTTTCTGTTTGTGTGACGAATATGAGCGATACGCCTCAAATCGTTGAATCCAAAATCATCCCAGTTGATCATATTTGGGATTACCGTTGCGAAGCGAACCCGCCGATTGCCACAACAGAACTGCACATCATGCCAGGGAAATATCAATGGATTGATTGGGATGTGCAGCTGAGTAAAGCAGATGGGCTGAAGTCAGGAAGCTATGCTCGCTTGGATTTACTTGCGAATCCACAAATTGCATGGCATTGCGGGGACGGGATTGTGCCAGGTCATACATGTGCATATGAAATGGGCCAAGGAAAGATGCGACGGGATTGGAACGGGCCGACACGCAGCTTCCGAGTGGACCCTCCGCAGCACGCGTACAGTCCTGAGCACGTTATCAACGGAGTAACGCGTCCTTATCGTTTTACGAACCTATGGCGTTCTGATTCGAGTGAGTCGCTTCCTCAGTGGCTTGAACTGAAATGGGAAGAGCAACAATCTATTGGACAGATTGAGCTAACGTTCCCCGGCAACATCCTTTGGGAATATCATGGGTATGCTCCGTTCCATCGCGATCCGCAGTGTCCGAAGGATTACCGCCTTGAGGCATTTGTAAACGGTGAGTGGGAGCAAGTGCTTGAGGTAAAGGGGAATTATCAACGTCATTGCCGTCATACGCTGGAACAGCCTGTTCTAACCCAAAAGCTGCGTGTCGTTATTGATACAACCAATGGGGATCCGTCGGCAGCTATCTATGAGATTCGTTGCTACCAAGCTTGATTCCATCTGTAAGAGGTCTGGCCGACGAATATCAAGAAATAAGCTTGTGATCTGATAAACTAGCACAACGGCATATGCAACGTTCGTGATTGGATCGCTTTCTTCACACGCTTGCATATGCCCTTTTGTGCGATTTAATAAGGGGAAGACTGCTAAAAAGAAAGGGATTAAGCCTATGAGACAGATTTTTAATTTTAACACGGAGTGGTTGTTCTGTGCCCAGGATGAGCCGCAAAGCAAACACAAGAACTATAAAGATGATCATTTCGAGGAGGTTAATCTCCCGCATACCAATAAACTAGTTCCTCATCACTATTTTAGCGAATCGGACTATCAGTTTGTTTCTTGGTATCGGCGTCACATTGAGGTCCCTGCGGACTGGACGGGGAAAAGTCTAATTGTGGAGTTCGATGGTGTGATGTCTGTAACGGAGGTTTATGTCAATGGAGCCTTAGTAGGTGAGCATCAAGGGGGTTATACTTCCTTTTCATTCGAGATAAGCGAATGGGTTATATGTGGGGAATCCAACGTGATTGCTGTCAGAGTTGATTCGACACGTAGACCAGATATCCCGCCGGAAGGGCGATTGGTCGATTATATGCTGTTCGGTGGCATCTATCGGAATGTCCGACTTATCGTAACGAACGCTGTGTATATCGAGTGGGCCTCTTATGAGTGGAAAGATGTGACTGCACAGGAAGCTTCGATGGATGGCACATTTCGGATTAACAATCGGGGTGAAGCGAGGACACTTATGCTGCACACCTCATTGCTCTCTCCCCTGGGTAAAGTCATTGAGCAAGTCATCACGCCAATCATCGCGGAAGCCGGGGAAACAGAAGTGAGTCAGCTGACGCTGCACGTGAAAAACCCGCATTTGTGGAACATCGACGATCCCTATTTGTATGTAGTGAGGACGTCCTTGTGTGACACGGGGGTGGATAGCGCCCAAAACGATGTTCTGAATACCAGGGTGGGTATACGTAGTGCCGAGTTCCGTAAGGACGGGAAATTCTATCTCAATGGCCGTCCGCTCCAGCTGCGAGGCTTGAATCGCCATCAGATGTTCCCGTATTTGGGAGGCGCGATGTGTGAAAGGGGGCAGCGCAAAGATGCGGATATTTTAAAAGAGGAGTTAGGGCTCAACTTCGTTCGCTCCTCTCATTATCCAGCGGATCCCTCGTTTCTTGATCGTTGTGATGAGATTGGCTTGCTTGTGTTCGAGGAGCTGCCAGGCTGGCAATACATTGGTGATGCGGAGTGGAAGAACAAGGCGCTAGTTCAGCTGGAGGAAATGATCGTACGTGATCGCAATCACCCTTCGATCTTCTTGTGGGGCGTTCGTATCAATGAGTCTCAGGACGATACTGAGTTCTATTTGCGGACAAATGCGCTTGCGCACAAGTTGGATCCATCACGGGCTACTGGTGGCGTGCGCTGCATACAAGACAGCGAGTTTCTGGAAGATGTTTTTACGTACAACGATTTCTCACGCAATCGGGAAGGGAAAATCCTGCAGCCAAACCATTCGCCGTATCTCATTACGGAATATATGGGGCATATGTATCCGACGAAGTCGTATGACAGTGTGGAGCGGCAAATCAAACACGCGCTTGGTCATGCTCGTATTCAGAATGGGCAATACGGCGTTCCTCACATAGCAGGAGCAGCTGGATGGTGTGCCTTCGATTATAATACGCACCAGGATTTCGGTTCCGGTGATCGCATTTGCTATCATGGCGTCTGTGATATTTTCCGACTGCCGAAGTTTGCCGCACATTTTTACAGCAGTCAGCAGGAACCTAGCAAGCAGCCTGTCGTATTTATTGCCCGTTATTTGATCCCGTCCTTTAATGAGGACTTTCGGGATGTCGTTCCTGTATTTTCGAATTGTGAAGAAGCAGATTTATTTATTAATGGGGTTAAGGTTGCCTCAGAGCGCCCCGACTATGTGAATTATCCTAGCTTGCCCCATCCGCCGATTATGTTCACAGGCTGCAGTTGGTGGGAGTGGGGATCGAGTCTGCTAACGAGTCTCAAGGTTGTTGGCAAAATCGGCGGTATCGCAGTAGCCGAGCATGAGCTGTTTCCGATGGGTATTCCAGATCACTTGGTCCTACAGGCGGACGATCTCGAGCTTATCGCAGACGGTGCAGATTGCACCCGAGTAGTAGTTGCTTTGCGAGACAGCAAAGGGCAGACGCTGCAGCTTGCTCATCATGTGGTTTCATTCCATATCGAGGGTCCAGCGAGATTGATTGGTGAGAATCCCTTCAGCTTGGAAGCTGGCAGAGGCGCAGTGTATATTCAGGCAACCAGAACGCCAGGGACAATTCGCTGCATAGCGATGGTGAAGGGGGGGATAACTGCTGAGGTGGTAATTCGATCGGGGGCGCTGCAAGCGCAAATCGTTCCTGTTCCACAGCGAAAAATTTATTAATGAATTCAACTGCAGAGAGGGCAGACGAATGGTAGTTACATTCAACCTGCCCTTTCCGATTGATTGTGTGGTGAAGCGCCCGAAAGAAAAGGAATCATTATTCGGCTTCAAATAGGGAGAAATTCGCTTGTCTTTTCCGGTTCAAACTCATGAACCCATCGCATGATCGCTGTATGAGCGATATGTAAGCCCCGCTCTTCCAACATCGAAAGAGCTGCTGGGCATTGTGAACAGGATTTACGTTGCTTTGAGTTCACAATGTCAAAAAATTCGACAATACAGGGGAAGATTTGGAGGATTTGATTAGCATTGGGACGATCGGATTGATCAAAGCCATCGAGTCGTTCTCGCCGAACAAAGGGACTAAGCTCGCGACTTTTGCAGCTCGCTGTATCGAGAACGAGATTCTAATGCATTTACGCTCGCTGAAAAAGACGAGGAAAGATGTGTCCTTGCATGACCCTATCGGAACGGACAAAGAGGGAAATGAAATTACTTTAATTGATATCCTCGGCACGCAGGCCGACGATGTGGTGGATAAGGTACAGCTCAAAATAGAGAAGAGTAAAATCTATCGGAACTTGGAAATCTTGGACGATCGCGAGAAGGAGGTCGTCGTTGGCCGGTTTGGGTTGGAGCTTGGTGGTGAAGAGCGGACACAGAGGGAGATTGCGAAGGAGCTGGGAATCAGTCGCAGCTATGTGTCGAGGATTGAGAAAAGGGCGCTCATGAAGCTGTATCATGAGTTTTATAAGGCGAAGCGGTAAGATATCAGGTAACAGTAGATTTGATGAATCGCATTTCTTCATTGTTTGGGATCTTGGGATCGCTAAATGGAGGAGAATGGTATGAGCATAATTCAAATCGATCATGTCTGTAAGCAATATGTGATGGGTGGGGAAACCATACGTGCGCTCGACGTTGTGACCTTGGAAATTGAACAAGGAGAAATTGTCGCAATTATGGGCCCGTCAGGCTCGGGGAAATCAACACTGATGAATATCATCGGCTGTTTGGATGTCTCAGATACGGGATCGTATGTTCTAGATGGCAAGGCGATTAACCAGATGAAGGATGCACAGTTGGCTGAGATTCGGAATCGGAAAATCGGATTTGTTTTTCAAAGCTTTAATTTGCTTCCAAGATTGAGTGCGTACGAGAATGTGGAGTTGCCGCTGATTTATCGGGGAATGACGAGGAAGGAACGAGAGCCGCTTGTTATGAAGGCGTTGGAAGCAGTGGACTTAATAGATCGAAGGAAACATATGCCTTCGGAGTTATCCGGCGGACAGCAGCAGCGTGTGGCGATCGCTCGCACGTTAGCGGGAGATCCGGACATTATTTTGGCGGATGAGCCGACGGGGGCGCTGGACTCGAAGACGGGCATTGAGATCATGGATATTTTCACGAGATTGAATGATCAAGGTCGGACGATTATTTTAATCACGCATGATCATGTGATCGCGCAGCAGGCGAAGCGAGTTGTAAGGTTTCGGGATGGGCGGTTGTTGGAGAGCGTTTAGTTGGTGAAGAATGGGACCAGGACTCCTTGGGAAATAGGGGGTTCCGGTTTGTTTTTCTTGTTGTAAGCAGAAGATAAAGCGCTTCCATCGTCCAAAAGCGCGAGAGGGGGGTCAGAAGGAGTTGATGCGATTGGATAAGGCTGGTAAACCAGCTACGGGCGAATACCCAACTGGGATTTTGCAATAAAAACATTCATGACCCTCGTCGGGTCACAAGCTATAATGAAAATTTATCATAGCTTTTTTGGTTCTGGTGCAAGGATTAAAAAAGTTCACAGTTACCCGACAAACTATACTTTGTCTATGCCACTAAACCAAATATCTTATTGAGCCATTCAACAGCAGAGAGGACAGACGAATTATCATTGGCCTGCCCTTTCCTTATCATATGCAAGGCCTCAATTCCCTTTAACGATTTTTCAGATAACATGAAATCAATGGTTTTCCCCATAGAATCAACTGCCCGGTATAGATACTTCCACTGACCTTTGACTTTGATGTAGGTTTCGTCAGTCCTCCAAGAATCGTTTGTAGGTTTCAAAAAGGGACGGATTCATTTGTCGATTTCGGATCCAAATTCATGGACCCATCTCATGATCGTTGTATGAGAAATCTTTAATCCTCGTTCGCTCATCATTTCAATAGTTTTGCACCACAACTCATACAGGTACTATTTCCAGGAATTCAATAACGACCCGGTGTTTCTTTCCCAATAAAGTTAGTAAGATCCGATGTTTCAACATCATACATAACTTCAATTTCTTTTTAAAACAGAAGCTTCTCTTTTTCGAGTAAGTTAGAAAGAGATAGTTGTTGTTTTGGTTGTTGTTCTTCTGCATTTAGAACTCTCTTTAGCCCAGCAACATAGTTTTTTAAAGGGCGACCACCAACGATTTTAACCCCTTTATTTTCTTCATTAACAATGATAATAGTAGGAGCCCTCTAGCACCAATTTTTCTAGTTAGTGAGAAGTCTTCATTTTATATAATTCGCAAGCGTCAAATCCAGCACACCTAAGCTTTCTCTTATTGTGGAGCCGTATAGTGCAATAAAGGAACATTTTTGGTTTATTTACGGCAACATTAGCTATTAACAACGGGCTATAATTGAACTAAGAACAAATCGATGTGATGAAAGAAGGTAATGAGAAATTGTTACAAGCAAACGATCAGCAATGGCTACAGGACGTCATTGGCAAGTTTAAAGCTAAAATGGAATGGGTTAGCGTAAAATCCAAGCTTAAAATCCCTTATACAACGGTAAATGGCACATATGACGACCGTGCAACAGAAAACCCGACGGGAGACTTGGCAGATGGAATTAACTGGTGGACTAACGGTTTTTGGGGTGGCATGATGTGGCTGATGTATCACCAGACCGGCAGAGAGGAATACAAAAAAATCGCGGAGATCTCTGAAGAAAAGCTGGATCGGTGCTTTGAGGAATACTATGGGCTGCACCATGATGTCGGGTTTATGTGGCTGCCGACAAGTGTAGCAAATTATAGATTGACAAAGAATCCGGAATCGAGAAAACGTGCCTTGCATGCGGCGAACCTTCTGGCTGGACGGTTCAACTTGGCCGGCGGTTTTATCCGGGCTTGGAACGATTTGCAGGAGGGGGATACGAGAGGCTGGGCTATTATTGATTGCATGTTAAATATTCCGCTTCTCTACTGGGCTTCGGAAGAAACGAAGGATCCCCGCTTTAAGCAAATCGCGATGAAGCATGCAGATACCGCGATTGATGCCTTTGT
It contains:
- a CDS encoding ABC transporter permease encodes the protein MLAPGLIYYLIFKYMPMFGIIIAFKEYNITKGILKSPWADPWYKYFEVFVSSPYFSQLLTNTILISSLKLIFGMVPPIILAILLNECRISWFKRFIQTLSYMPHFLSWVIIYGILIALLSQDNGLFNRWIVEAGGKAIPFLTSENWFRSILVSSDIWQNMGWGAIIYLAAIAGIDPSLYEAATMDGCKRIRLIWHVTLPNLRSIITILLILRLGSIMDAGFEQVYVLYNSYVYSVGDIIDTWVYRTGLEQLNFSLAASVGLFKSIIGCALVLLSNRIAKKWGEGIW
- a CDS encoding carbohydrate ABC transporter permease, with translation MVRGKGDQIFDGFVFIFLIAVGITALFPLMYVLSVSLTPFSELLKNGGFVIIPKTITFMAYKELFSMPRIPDALRITLFITIVGTIVNMILTVLLAYPLSRKKLPGRSFFLLMIVFTMLFSGGIIPSYLTVKYLGLLNSVWAMIIPGAIWSFNVLIVKSFIESLPEELIESANIDGAKELRILMQIIVPLSMPVIMTVSLFYMVGHWNEFFQAILYVTPLKLQPLQIVVRSILLQSNQAFENPEATLPSATLQMAVVIFASAPMIMVYPFIQKYFTKGMMLGAIKG
- a CDS encoding extracellular solute-binding protein, yielding MKKLRGLTKVLAMTLPVVVIMAGCSKGAETGQTAATNAPTTSKAPAAPVKIEWMEVGWGTNVPSSDDFVKTELDKKLGTNLILTTPATNEDYQNQLNVRLAGGTPPDVYQILNRESLLKSVGTDSLIDLTPYLKTKLKPFADFVGEDTLNNDKVDGKLYTITKKPGVSSNSYWLRKDWLDNLNLKAPVTLDDLYAVAKAFTNDDPDKNGKKDTYAITGSGFDAFTVIYGAFGVGSPIPNNGLPEIYVKDKKMVSSLYDPNMKNALAFIKKMIDAGLVDPELLASTGQQYVQKAIQGKAGMGNFSWTDLAKDAPAKQIKEVNPKAEWMQIAPPKGPGGQYDVSTGKGTSFTLFGIPKALEKDTAKLDKIFEYINYVSSKEGNRLVSYGVEGRHYTLNGEKVVPTDLLAKEGAYTWLYQMTGRPEAEYLQTKFPTQAPLIDFVQKQPRLTAYNGLLNPPADFMAADATRFIKEELSKFIYGKTPLDKYDEFLKNLETKFKYNLYLDAAQKRLKELGYTN
- a CDS encoding FAD-dependent oxidoreductase, which encodes MTVNKQEQYDVVVCGGGLAGFCTAVSAARHGAKTCIIQDRPVFGGNSSSEVCVTPHGAAAFHAYARETGIISELLIEERARNHAPILENGWTNSVWDMTMYDMAMSTPNLSFHLNTSIVSVLKSSDRTISAVVARVANAETEITIEGKIFVDCTGDGIVADQAGCEWRWGTEALDEFNEPHAPLEASKDTMGNSIHFRAKDMGRPVPFQAPEWAVKHEDPDYFYKQGRPFQSLHGGYWWIEIGVPWNTIYDSENIRHELTRHVLGIWDWIKNKDPEMKDKAANYALDWIGQVPGKRESRRIMGQYFMTEHDPANKTVFPDEIAFGGWFIDLHTPGGLLAPTAEPASAEGYTETSEYAIKSYCGPYGIPLRITIAKDIDNLMMAGRNVSVTHAALGTVRVMSTTALIGQAVGTSAAIALQRGLALADLPSQAIREVKQTLLRDGCFLLNTENEDELDLARNASVTASSQAACCGSEVNKELLQSGELGHHREILHQRKGQWIAISEGVLNRVSVCVTNMSDTPQIVESKIIPVDHIWDYRCEANPPIATTELHIMPGKYQWIDWDVQLSKADGLKSGSYARLDLLANPQIAWHCGDGIVPGHTCAYEMGQGKMRRDWNGPTRSFRVDPPQHAYSPEHVINGVTRPYRFTNLWRSDSSESLPQWLELKWEEQQSIGQIELTFPGNILWEYHGYAPFHRDPQCPKDYRLEAFVNGEWEQVLEVKGNYQRHCRHTLEQPVLTQKLRVVIDTTNGDPSAAIYEIRCYQA
- a CDS encoding glycoside hydrolase family 2 TIM barrel-domain containing protein; amino-acid sequence: MRQIFNFNTEWLFCAQDEPQSKHKNYKDDHFEEVNLPHTNKLVPHHYFSESDYQFVSWYRRHIEVPADWTGKSLIVEFDGVMSVTEVYVNGALVGEHQGGYTSFSFEISEWVICGESNVIAVRVDSTRRPDIPPEGRLVDYMLFGGIYRNVRLIVTNAVYIEWASYEWKDVTAQEASMDGTFRINNRGEARTLMLHTSLLSPLGKVIEQVITPIIAEAGETEVSQLTLHVKNPHLWNIDDPYLYVVRTSLCDTGVDSAQNDVLNTRVGIRSAEFRKDGKFYLNGRPLQLRGLNRHQMFPYLGGAMCERGQRKDADILKEELGLNFVRSSHYPADPSFLDRCDEIGLLVFEELPGWQYIGDAEWKNKALVQLEEMIVRDRNHPSIFLWGVRINESQDDTEFYLRTNALAHKLDPSRATGGVRCIQDSEFLEDVFTYNDFSRNREGKILQPNHSPYLITEYMGHMYPTKSYDSVERQIKHALGHARIQNGQYGVPHIAGAAGWCAFDYNTHQDFGSGDRICYHGVCDIFRLPKFAAHFYSSQQEPSKQPVVFIARYLIPSFNEDFRDVVPVFSNCEEADLFINGVKVASERPDYVNYPSLPHPPIMFTGCSWWEWGSSLLTSLKVVGKIGGIAVAEHELFPMGIPDHLVLQADDLELIADGADCTRVVVALRDSKGQTLQLAHHVVSFHIEGPARLIGENPFSLEAGRGAVYIQATRTPGTIRCIAMVKGGITAEVVIRSGALQAQIVPVPQRKIY
- a CDS encoding ABC transporter ATP-binding protein, translated to MSIIQIDHVCKQYVMGGETIRALDVVTLEIEQGEIVAIMGPSGSGKSTLMNIIGCLDVSDTGSYVLDGKAINQMKDAQLAEIRNRKIGFVFQSFNLLPRLSAYENVELPLIYRGMTRKEREPLVMKALEAVDLIDRRKHMPSELSGGQQQRVAIARTLAGDPDIILADEPTGALDSKTGIEIMDIFTRLNDQGRTIILITHDHVIAQQAKRVVRFRDGRLLESV
- a CDS encoding glycoside hydrolase family 88 protein produces the protein MKEGNEKLLQANDQQWLQDVIGKFKAKMEWVSVKSKLKIPYTTVNGTYDDRATENPTGDLADGINWWTNGFWGGMMWLMYHQTGREEYKKIAEISEEKLDRCFEEYYGLHHDVGFMWLPTSVANYRLTKNPESRKRALHAANLLAGRFNLAGGFIRAWNDLQEGDTRGWAIIDCMLNIPLLYWASEETKDPRFKQIAMKHADTAIDAFVRSDGSVNHIVEFDPEHGGVVRTYGGQGYEEGSSWTRGQAWGLYGFMMSYIHTQKDEYLQTAKRIAHYFMANIPEDGVIPVDFRQPVEPRLEDDTAAVVAACGLIEIAKVVGTYEQRLFIDAAVKLLIAVDKRSDWTQASDAIVQYGSGSYHVKKHHHPIIYGDYYFMEAIFKLKGNDLYLW